In Macaca fascicularis isolate 582-1 chromosome 12, T2T-MFA8v1.1, the genomic stretch GAGTCTTTATGGCCTTCAAAGAAAAGTGGGCAGAAAGAGGGGAAAACAATAGGGTACCTGGTGCTGGGGGCATGTGATTCTGGTATCTGGCCCCCTGAAACGATCAGCTAGGAAAAAAAGAGGGGCGGGCCTGAGCAGAACAGGTGCTGGAATTCACTGCCGCTCTAGGAACCAACCCTCCCATGTCTCGCCAGGAGAGACACTGCTGGCCGTCACTCAACCAGGCCAAGCCCCAGCCTCCTATGCCTTCCCCCTTCTGTCCATTCTACACCTCTGCCCACAATCCCAAGTCCTCCCCTCTGCCCAACTGCTCCTATACCAATGTGACCTCCTCTGGCCTTTCCTAGACTCCCTTGGCCAATGAGTGCCTCCTGCCTCTGTGCCCAAAACACACTAGTATTCTCCCCGTGTCCCTGGGGCCCAGCACAGAGCTGGCACAAAAGAGACGTCACTAAGTGGCTACTGGATGCACGACCACTGCAGGCCAGGCTCCTAAGATCTCCCAAAGGAATATGACCTCTCCCAGGCCTCTACCTCAGCCCCCTCACCTGCACACTCAAAGAGCAGCTCCCCATCACTGAGCCGCCATACGAAGGCTTTGTCATCTTCACCCCCGGTCACTGCCAAGGTGTTGGTCTTGGGGTCCAGGCTCACACAAAACACAGACGCTGTCCCAAAAGATATTCCATGGGTAAGGGGACAGAGCTCCCACCTAGGGCTCTGTCCTTCAGAACCTTCAGGAAACCCACCCCCTTTCACCCAAAGCAATGTGTCTTTCCTCCTGGAAAACACAGGCACATCCAAGTTCTTCTAAGTTTCAAGAATCGGGTTAAGATCCTTCCCATATTTGCCAAGCTCCCTATTTGCCAGAGCAGATGCCTGGTGTGACTCCCCTCACCACCCGGCACCAATGCCATGGACAAGAGGTGGGTACAGGTGCAGGGCTTACAGGTCTCAGCATGGGATGCCACCGGGTTGGGTACAGAGTGAGGAGAGCATCATGTTAAGAGTTTCTTACTAAGAACTAGCACTtgagaaaattacataaaatatgctCAAAAAGATACAattatctctaattttattttactttatttttttgagatggagtcttgctctgttgcccaggctggagtgcagtggcacaatctcgggtcaatacaacctccgcttcccaggttcaagtgattctccttcctcagcctcccgagtagctgggattacaggaacatgccaccacacccagctaatttttttttttttttttttttagtagagatgcggtttcaccatatcggccagcctggtcttgaactcctgacctcaggggatctgcctgccttggccttccaaaatgctgggattacaggtgtaaaccaccgcacctgaccaatTATCTCTAATTTTATACTCACtacttttattaacttttatcaaagatacctttttttttttttttttttttgagacactctcattctgttgcccaggctggagtgcagtggcgtgatctcagctcactgcaacctccaccccccaggttcaagcgattctcctgcctaagtgtccagagtagctaggattacaggcatgtgccaccacgcccggctaatttttggtttgtttgtttggtttttttttttgagacagcctcgctctctcacccaggctggagtgcaatggcgcagtctcagtctactgcaacctccgcctcccaggttcaagcaattctccttctcctgcctcagcctcccgagtagctgggactacaggtgcccaccaccacgcccagctaatttttgtatttttagtagagatggggtttcaccatattggccaggctggtctggaactcctgaccttgcaatctgcctgcctcggcctcccaaagtactgggattacaggcgtgagccaccacacctggccaaatttttgttatttttagtagagactgggttttttcatgttggccaggctggtctcgaactcctgacctcaagtgatccacctgcctcagcctcctaaagtgctgggattacaggagtgagccaccgcacctggccaaaataactttttaaaagagaactaAGAGGTTAATCAAGGTTAACTGGCAAAGTAGAGGGAGGACTTGAAGCCTGGTGTCTCAACTGATGCCAGAAGTCAAGCAATCATCCATTCTGCCACAGGTCCCCACCTGTGGGCTCCTCCAGAGCAAGGCCAGCATCTTGCTCATCTCTGTGTCCCCCATAACGCTCTGTCCACGGCGGCGGTTTAATGCTTACACGCCCACCTAAACTGATTTGAGGTGGATCGCCTCAAAGACCTACCTGAGTGCAATGCAAAGGTGACCTCACTATCGTCGGGGCCCTCCATGCTGCCGACCACCCCTTCCTGGGGTTCTAGAACCCAGCCCTCTTCGttgccctcttcctcctcctcttcctcaaagTCCACATCTTCCATCTCCTGGGCGAGGTCATCTGCTTTGGGGAGAGGGTTAGAAGATGGGGCTCGGGAGGCGGTAAGAGGTACGGAGAGAAGCGTGAGGAGGCCTGAGGCTGGGGCGGGTAATGTGGCGAGAGGGGAAGGTGGAGTCAGACACACCGGGGTCCCGGGGGCGCGCGGGACACAGCACGGGAGGCCAGGGCTGGCCAGCGACCGTGCGGGAAGGGAGGGCCGAGGGGATGATGGGAAGGGGGTGTGTGAGGGGAAGGGCCAGAGGAGGCGTCAGGgaacccccaccccagccaggcCTGAGAACTAAGTCTGaggaggggggtgggggaggaggggaagaaggataTCGGTAGGAATGACCGGTCGGGTGTGGAGGGGAGCGAGGAAAAGCAGGGGTCAGAGGCCAGGGGTGAGCGTCTCCTGTCCCATGGCCTGAGGAGCGGCAGGTCTCACCTGGGTCCGGCGGACCAGGATCAAGTTCTACCACCTCGATAATCTCTTCATCACCATGGAAGCTTAGGGTCTCCAGTGGGGGGGTGTCAGCAGCAGCCCCGCTTTCCGATTCGGACTCCATGCGGCGCAAGCGGCCGATCCACTTCTCTGGGCCCAAACGCCTCCCAGAGTCAGCTCTGCGCGACGACGCGGAACTCGAGCCCCTCCTCCCGGGAGGAAGTAGGCGTAGGCGACTCCCCGGCAGGAAGAGCGACGGCCGTTCGGCCAATACCTACGAAGGTTGGCTGGACGCCCCACCAATCACAGAGCGGCATTGGAAGACGGGGCCGGGGCGTGGTAGAGAGAACCCAAACTCCGCCCTACCTGACTCCGCCCCCAACTGGAGGGAAACAAGCGAGCGTGCGCGCCTCCGGGGTCTCCTGGGAAAAGTAGTTCTCCTGGGTCGGCTCTGCGGGCTTCTGGGAGATGTAGTTTCTGGTCTGTAGGCAGGACGGAAGGAGCGGGGGAGGCCCCTTACGCAAACTACAATTCCCGGCGGGGAGCGCGGTGAAGGGGGGTGGGATCTGAACATGGCGGCGGTGGTAGCTGCTACGGCGCTGAAGGGCCGGGGGGCGAGAAATGCCCGCGTCCTCCGGGGTAAGGAGAGGGACCCCGGGGAGGGCAGGACTGCAGAAGATCCCTTTTCTTTCACATCCAGCCTGACGGTAGCAGGAGGTCAGGGCTCTCGGTTCCTGCCCACACTTTTCTGCAAGATCTTAGAGTCTGGGGGTGAAGAGATGCTCTTTAGAGGTCACCCAGTGCATCCCCCCGCCTTTGGGTTGCTCGACACCTCCGGGGTCTTGCTGCGAGAGGGAGCTCCTAGGAAGCCTGTTAGACTCCCGCGCTCCAGGTGTTTCACACTCACCGCAGTGCAGAGGAAAGAGCCCCAGGCTTCTGGAGGCTTGGGTTCCAGCCCCGGATAATTAGCagtttgaccttgggcaaagcAGTTTGTCTCTCAGGGCGTCAGTTTCCTCTTCCATACAGTGCAGGGGATGGAGTAGACTATCTTTAAGGTCCCTTCGAGTGCTAACATTTGCAGTTTCAAAACCTTTTCCCGGATTTCCTTCATACGTCTCATGCGAGTCCCACTGCAGTCCTTCCCATCCTGTCGTCTGAGGAAGAACAGCGAAGCTTTTCGTCCTGGCACCAGGGTGATGAGCTCGCAGTGACGTGGAAGTGGCTTCCAAAGGTGCCACCTCGATGGCGATTTTCCCATTTCCCTTTGGATTCTCCCTGGCACTTGTTACTTTAGACTGCAGTCACTCCCCTTCCCCAGATCTCAGCCGTTCTTCCCCAGCCCTTActgccccctgcccctccctgcttgctttcttctcATCTCTTCTTACTGACCTCCCTTACCTCCATCCACAGGCATTCTCGCAGGAGCCACAGCTAACAAGGCTTCCCATAACAGGACCCGGGCACTGCAAAGCCATAGCTCTCCAGAGGGCAAGGAGGAACCTGAACCCCTATCCCCGGAGCTGGAATACATTCCCAGAAAGAGGGGCAAGAACCCCATGAAAGCTGTGGGACTGGCCTGGTGAGTTTTAACCACCGCTTTGCCCACCAACGGGGCGTGGCTTCTAGGGAAGGGCAGGACTCAGAAACTTCTCCAAGTTTCAGGTGGCGAGCTGAATCCAAAGTTGTGGGAACAGAATTGTTGGGTTCGATTGGAATCTGAGatgggtggggcaggggagatGGGAAAGTATGTGGAATTGAGAAGACAGTGGGTTTACTTTGGAGTAAGCTGAGTTGATCTGATTCAGACTTGGGTCCCTGGCCTCATCCTCCCTTTTGGGAGCTTGGAGTGAGACTCAAGTTGAAGTTAAGTAGTTCGCTGAGATCACGTGAGATTGTACTAGTTGTATAGTAGTACTTAGAAGGCGTTATGAACTTTGTGATTGGGCTCTGACTCTGACCTTAATACATATTATTGACCAATAttaaagggaaaggaggaagaaatcaACTTTTTTCTGCATGTGAGGTGTGCTAGCACTTTGCCATGTAATGTTTTAGGGTTTGAGATAAATATtacatccccatttcacagaggaaggAACTGAGGCTGAGCTAGGATTCTCACCTGGTCTGTGACTCCATGCTCTTTCCCCCACACCAAAGTGCCTCCCAAGCAGTGGTTACTTAGCTTAACTGAGGGGAAAACTGGGAGGGGACCTTGACCAAGTCTCAGAGAGGGAAAGCTTCAGGGCTGCCTGGAAAATCCTGCACAGGTGCTATTGCAGGAATGCACAGCTCGTGCTGAGGATCAGGCTCTagtggggaggaggaaagaggtaGGCAGAGACCCAGCCACACTGGGCCTTTTGTGCCATGCCTAGGAGTTGGACTTGGCCAGGAAGTGATGGAGCACTATTAAGGGGTGTTAAGCAGGGAAGTGACAGAATCTGATTTGCGTGGGTCCCTCCAGCAGCCAGCACAGAGGACAAATAGACTATAAGAGGTATTGCAGCATTCACGCAATTGATGAAGCTAGAATGACTCCCCCCAGCTCCTCTGGCTCAGGCTTGGCCCCTCCCCAAACCCCGTGCACATCTCCCCACCCGTAGGGCCATCGGCTTCCCTTGTGGTATCCTCCTCTTCATCCTCACCAAGCGGGAAGTGGACAAGGACCGTGTGAAGCAGATGAAGGCTCGGCAGAACATGCGGTTGTCCAACACGGGCGAGTATGAGAGCCAGAGGTTCAGGGCCTCCTCCCAGCGTGCCCCATCCCCTGATGTTGGATCTGGGGCGCAGACCTGAGGAGTGCTGCGACCCTCCTAGGCTATTGACTGTGAAGCCCTCAGGTTCCGCCCGGATTCCAGTTCTTGCCTCTGAGGTCCACCAGAGGGCGCATAAAGCCCAGGCTGCTGCCAAACCCTACCCCGCCCCACCCTACCCCGCCCCACACCAAGGAGCCAGCCAAAAGCAAATAAAGTTATTGAGTGTTTAGTGGAAAGGAACCAGGTCTGGGTTTGTGAGTCCCTTGGGATGGGAGGGGCAGAGGGTGGGGCTGGTTACTCATGTGTGCTCCCTCTCCCAGAGCTCAGTGTTCCCAGCTGGATGGTGGGGCAAACCCAGAGACTTAAGTGCAACCAGCCTAGGCCCTGGGCCCTCAGGACCAAGCCGTCAAGAGCTGACGGCGGGGAGGGTGGGGTCCCACTCAGCCTTGAAACAATAAGGAGAATCAAAGAAGGTATTCAGGGTGTGGAGGCAAAAAAAAGCACGGCTCTTTACTGAGTCCAAAGGACTCtactctaggcctcagtttcctcatttgttttgttgagttgtttgttttgttttttgagacggggtctcgctctgttacccagtctggagtgcagtggtgtgatcgtcagctcactgcaacctccacctcctgggctcaagtgatcctcctacctcagcctcttgagtagctgggaccacaggtgagtgccaccatgcccagttactttttgtgtttttatttttatattatttatttatttattgagacagagtttcactcttgttgcccaggctggagtacaatggcatgatctcagctcactgcaacctccaccttctgggttcaagcgatcctcctgcctcagcctccagagtagctgggattacaggcacccaccgccactcccagctaatttttgtgggcttttttgtatttttagtagatttggggtttcagcatgttggtctggctcgtctcaaactcctgacctcaggtgatccgcccgtctcagcctgccgaagtgctggggttacaggtgtgagccaacttgaggcccagtttcctcatttgtaggAGTTGGGACTGGTGATTTCTAAGACAAGAGTTGACATGGACTGAAGCTGCAGTCCATCCCCTCCTCCATCTGTAAAACTGTAGGCATACATACAGCTCTTTGGGGAAGACAGTTAGCTCTCATGAGCTTTTGGAAAGGGTCCATGGTATAGCAAAGGTCAAGCACTACAGCCAAGGGGTCTCTTCCAGATCCAGTGATCCAGTGTGATAGGGCTGAGCTCTCCCTTTCCCCACCCAACTCCTGAGCCTTCACTAGTCTATTGCATCCATCCCTGGGAATTGCTGCGATAGAGTGTATTTAATTACCTTGGAAAAGGTGGGAGAAACCAAGCCAGAATGCAGAAGGAAGAAGTGGATGCTTCGGGCAGAGCCAGACATATTCCTGGAGCCATACAGGGTTTTAACTTCTAGACATAAactttattacatttataattgtGTCCCTTTGTGTGATATATTTAGGATTAATTACTTAATAGAGAAATCCTAACTATATCCTTAGGCTGATTTGATTTCTGCCCCCACCCGATAGACTGACCCTTGTCCCCCTTCCCCATTCCAGCTCAAGGCACTTAATATTACAAAGAAGGCAGTGGCTGGCTGGAGAGATGGGCCTCAAGTCAGAAATCCCCCAGTGCAACTTAAGACAAACAGAGAGAAGTCACCTTCCTCTTAGGACCGTCCCTGGGTTAGCAGGAGGAAAGAATACAGAAGTCTTCAGTACCACAGTGGGCTTCAGTATCTCCCTAACCAGGTGAAGGACCCCCAGGCATTTTCCCTACCCGCACCGAGTCTCTCTTCACCCTGGCTACTTCCTGGCCACACGTATGAGTCTGCTCCTTACTTTCTGCTCTGAGCTGCCTGAATACAGGAAGCAAGAGTTCACTTTGACCAGAGATCTCAGAAGCCCGCAAGGAGGCCCCAGCAGCTTTGAAGAATGGGGAGCAGATGGCCATCTGTGGCCTGCTCTGTCTTACATCGTCACAAGCCAGGAGCAAGCCCAGGGGAGATGCTGTTCCGTGTTGGCCTGTATAGGTTACTTTGCTCATTCTATTATCTGTCCCCCATCCCCAACCCagataaacaatatatatatgtCACTGAAACAAGAAGGGATTGAAGCAAGGAGACCCATAGGCACAGATCTCGTCTACCTTCCTGAGCTAAAAGATGCCAAACCAAAGGAATACAGGATAATGGCCTATGTGTCCAGGACGCCAGGGATAAATCTCTCTGGCTTTGCTGGGGGAAGAAGCAGCTCCAACTGCGTAGCCAAGAAGCCTGTGACAGAGGTGGGAGGGGAACCTCGTGACCTTGAAGTCACGTCTACCTTTCATATTCCCTTCTAGCTATCGAATAGGCTCTTTTCATCTTCCTCCCAACCCCAGCTGTTAGGAAGAATGTGGTGTCATATAGTCGGTGGTGGGGAGAAGACACATCTTCAGCCTAGTCCCTGCCAAGCCCACCAAGAGCAACGGTTAGTCCCTAGCTCCTCCGTCCCCACCAGGTACCCACACATCCATAGCCAGAGAGGCCACCTGTCTCCAGGACAGAAAGGAAACTGGGCATGTTACtcaaggggaaggaaaggggccTGAAGCCCAGACCACAGTCACAAGGCCCAGCCCTCTAGCTTGGAAGGGAGAGCCCAGGGTCAGGTGAAACAGGGGCTTGCTCCTTAATTGCGATCCCCCATCAGCTGCAGCACAAAGGTGAAGATGTAGACGATGTCTGTGTAAATCTGCAGGGCGCCAGTGATGTAGTCCTCCGGGCTGATGGTGTGCTTCCGGTTCCCTAGGACCAGCTGTGTGTCGTAAGCCAGGAACTGCAAGGATAGGGGAGCCAGAAGTGAGAACTCAGGCATCAGTGTCCAGAGCTCATTTTTGGTCAGCAGATTTGTCCTGGGGGCCTATGCGCCACACAGTGCTTAGGGCCACGTTAATGCACAGCATAACATATGGGCTCTATGCTGTAGCCGCTCATAGTCTAGCGAAGGAGGCAGACACACCGTTCTCAATGATATGGCTGACTAGTGTTCTAATAGCGGGCAGCGTCAACAAAAGATGGCGAGAGTGCCCACAAAAATCAATGGAACCTCTGGACAGTAGTGGGAGGAATGGCCAGCTATGGCCCCattccctgcctcccaggcagtCTAAATTCATGCCCCCTTCCCTAGGTTCCTCCCCTCATCCCTTCAGCTCCCCTTCCTAGAGTGGGGCTGGGACTTACTCACCAGGGTGAAACAAATGGCCCCCAGAGCAGCATAGAGCATGTGAAGCCAGTAAACCTGGGGAAGAAGGGGACAGGGAATGGCATTAAAAACCTCAGCAAAGCACAGGCCCACAGGCCTCAGCTTCCCCCAGGATAGTGGCGTGACAATGGGTAGAACTAGGGAAACTAGCTCTCCATGAAAGGCTACTGCCTTTCCAGATCCTGGAGGAAATTAAGACTGGTGCTATATCCAGCAGAGAAAGCAGAGGCCATCCTGCCATGGCTGTATAAAACCAATCTCCAAAGCCAGTCAAGGTACACAAGTGTCTACTATACTTCTAGAAAAAAGGCAGTTGAATTACAGTTCTAAAGGGGGCAGATCCAGCACCGCCCCCCCAGTCATGGACAGAATTCAATAGACCAGTTCCTACAGCCCAGCCTGGGAGGGGTAGACTAAGGAAGAAGGGAGGCTCCCCAACCCCTCTGGTAAGTATCAGAATCTGGGAGCACCCACAGGACAGCCCACATGACATGCCCACAGGTGGCCATCCACAGAAGGGCAAAGCTGGCCCATGGGCAGGCAGCCCTCGTGTCCCCATCCTTCCCCTTCGGCACTGTTCTCCCCCTGCTGAAcggaataaaggaaataattggATCCAAAGACCCCCAAGGTCCCTTCCACCCAGGCCCACCATCTCAGTCCTCTGGGTTCCTCTCCCAGTCTGCCTCCTAGAACCTGATTCTCAGCTGCCAGGCAGAATGAATCCACCCCTTCCCCTAGGAGTGCAATGATGCAGCCCAGAGCTTCAGGTGCTCTGGCTCCAAGGCCGCCCATCTCCACATAGAGTCTACCCTCACCCACAAGGATGCTGCCTCCACGTTGGTGCCTTTGCTAGCCAGTCTAGAGGTTTTGGAGGTCAGAGCCCGCACCGGGGGCTTTTGGGGCCTGCGAGACCATACTATATAGAAAGTCTGCTCTGAACACTGGGTTCACTGACCCCAGCTCTCCTGGGACACTCACGTATTTGAAGTACAGCACAATGCTAGTGACAATCCCAGTCACCATAAGCACAATTCCCAGGACACAGAAGAGGCCTGTGCACGAGGTGAAGTCCACCTGccaggaagggagaaggaggcaCCTGTCAGACCGCTGTGACAACCAGTCCAGCCAGACTGGTCCTGCCAGGGAGTCCCAGTGCTGCCTCCTAGGGGACATGGGAGTGCCCACAACATTCTAAGGACAGAAACAGGACACAGTTTTGTAGGTGCAGATGAGGAGAAGGGGATCAGGTCTCTAGGGAACATCCCTGGTGTACAGGGGTCCGGGCCTGCCCAGGCCTGCTCAAGGGCCAGGCCTGATAAGAAAGGGGAGTCGGGGGGGCCAGGGAAGGGCCCTCCATGCCCTCACCTTGGTCTGAAAGCAGAAGATCGTGACTGAAATGGATACCACCGCAGTGATGATCATTGCAATGATGACGGCTTTGGTTTGGTACATACTGGGGAGAAGTAGGAGTTAGAGACAACAGGCATTAAGCCACATATGAATGACTTCAAAATCACCACCTCCAGAGGGCACCTGCCCAGAATCCACCCATGCATCTGGCTGCCGGCCCAGGAacaccccactccccacaatacaCACTTCCCAGGAGTGGTGCTTTACCCCTGAATGTACCTGGAAATGGTACCTGTCATGAAGCCCATGGCAAAAGtctgagggaaggagagaaacaagaatgaaatgcttaaaaaggaaggcaggcagggtgcTGGGGGAGTGGCCATGGTGGCCTCTGCCAGAGCTGGGGAACGCCACCAAGTTGGAAAGAGGCAGCCACAGAGGAGATCAGAACAGGCGGCCCAGATAAGGTGGGGGACACAGCCAGGACATCATTCTGCAGTGTGTCCCCATCCCTTCCCTGGGACCAGCCTCCCTCACAGCATCTCCACACCCTCCCACCACCCTTCTAGACTTACAAAAAGGGTCAGCAAGATGATGTTCCATGGGAAACGGCGTCTGAAGGGAAACAGAAGCCCTGATTAAATGACTCGGGGCCCCTCAGGTGTCAGAGGTTCCTGCAGCAGAAGGAAGTGCTTGGCTCCCGTGCCTGGAGGATTAAGCCGTGACTCCAAGGAGGGAGGCTGGCATGGCCTTTGGCACCTGTTCAGGTGTTCTACACAGGGACAATATAGGCCAGTGGGACAGACCTGTGCTGTGGTGCCAGAAACGCCTGGACTGGTTTGCAGCTCAGGCTCTTACTGACTGCCTGTGTGACGCGGAGAAAGTTACTCAGCCTCTTTGAGCCTCAGGTTCTTCCTATTTGTTAACTGGTTAAAATGCTACCTGTCTTGCAGGGTTGCTATTAGAGTGACAGCTAGTTAGCTCCTGCACACACATGGTCCTTTGTATACACCTGAACAGTAGCTGCCATCATCCTCCTCCTCATTTCTTGTAAGTTTCCATTCAGCTGCTATAAAGgaatcctttttctttccaaaatactCGGTCCCCATCCCAACCCCTGTCACCCCTCTCACTGTCTTAAGTCTCTGGGACTCACCTGGGTCCCTGGCAGCAGGCAAGGATCAGGTAGGTGACAACGAAGACAGCACTGGGGAGAAAGAGATGGGGAAGCAGTTCAGGCCCAAACCTGCCCCATCTGGCAGCACACACCAGGCCAGTGAGTCGGGGCCCAAACAGCTGTTTGGAAGTCTGAGGGAAAGCAACACAACAGGAAGCAAGAACAAGATTACCCCCAGCCAGGGTCACTGAGATGCTCTGAAGCACCAGGCTCTGGCCAGGAAGGAGGTCTGGGGAGGCTGCAGTTGACGGGCTGAGAGGACATGGGGGCTGCAGCACAGCGTGCATGCCACCACCAGCAGGTCCCACTCTTGCTCTCTTGACTTCTGGTGGTCTGTTACTCATCTGGGCATGCACACCCACACCCTCTGGCATAGGAAACTGGCACCAACTTGGGGGCCCTCCCAAAAAGTATTTTGATCCTGCCCTGAGCAAAGCTGGTCACCTAGAAACAGAAgcctgcaacccctgcctccctgcccgACCACAGAGGAGCACACACTCACTAGGACACGTAGTAGACAGCCACATTTCTCCTCACAAAGGCGCTGACAGGTTCCCTGTGGGGcaggggaggacaggaggagtCACCCTGAGGCTTGTCTGCCCCACCCAGGCCTGCCAGGCAGCCCTGGCTCCACCTTCTCTAATTGCCCATGGTCACCCTGAGAGCAGGGCCCACGGCCACTCACACTCCCAGCAGGTGACCCTGAACccccagggtggcaggagtgggtgGCAAGGCCTAGAGACTTACACAAAGGTGAAGATAGCGATGATGGCCACGGTGATGAGCAGCTGCACGGAGATGATGGAGTAAACCTGGATACAGACGGCCGGGCATGGGTCACCATCTGGCACCCCGGCCTCCCCCAGGAAGCTGCCAGCCCCCAATCCTTTCCTCCCACTCAAGAACCCTTCCTAGCTGCAGCCTGGCCCAGAGGCGACCCCAGTGAGATGCCTGGCTCAGAGGCTATGTGTCCTCAGCCCCCCTCCCATGCTCCCTGCCATCTCCCCTCCTGTCCAACACCAGCCTCGGTGACTACTGACTTGCCCTGCCTGGCCACCATGCTCTACCAGTACAGCCTCTGCACACCCAGCAGCTCAGTCTGCACGTTCTGTGCAGCTATGAGATAGAAAGGGTGGGTTACAAGCGAGTAGGATCATTTCTGGCTCCAAGCTGCCTATAGTCTAAGAAAGATGTCTGGGGGAGGTGGGCACTGTGGCAGAGCCCACCTAGGAGATTCTCCCAGACTGAATGTGTCCTCCCAAAACATGGTCAAGAAGAGAGGTGCAAAAACAGGGGGAACCTTGGGGTTAGAGAAGCCAGGTGCCCCTCCGAGAAGCAGACAAGGCTAGAGAAGACAGGCAGCCAGCGTATTTCATGGAATTGGTGCCATGGAGCTACTGTGGCCTACCCACTCCCCATTCCCACAGCCTGAAGGGCCCCAGGTACACCCACCTCCCAGTGCGTATCTTACCTTTCGGATAAAAGTGTGTCGCACTTTCCGGTCATCCCACTCTCCAGGCCCGAAGCTATCACTCACCGCTCTCTCCTCCCCATCATAGCCATGGCCTGGGCCTAGGGACAGATGACACTTGACCAGCTAGGGACCTGAGATATGTGGCCTCAATCCCAAAGCCTCCCTGACACTCTCAAAGTCTCAGATATCTCCAGCCAAAAGACAAGTGTTATAACAGGAACTCTTCTCCCAAGCTGGGGTCCTCTAGACACCCTCAGAGTGACCCAGAGCTGGCCTGTCACAAGGGGGTTTAGGTGGGAAATGTTCCTCGCATGCATCTGTGGAGGGTTTCTGTGTGCCCAGCCCACACCACTAGGGGTTCACTGCGGGGTCATAATGTAGTGAGGAAGCCAGGCAGGAGCATGTGCAAGCATCCACTGGGGCAGCCAGCCAGGGCAGAACAGGGGACATGGACAGAGGGTCGGAGAAAAAGAAGGCGGCAGAGTGCAGTTTGTGCAGCAGCAGGGATGGAGCTGAAGACGGGGATCTGCATCAGCCTCACAGAGGCAGGTGTGCAGAGGGTATGCATGACTGTGCAAGACCCATGCGCAGATCCGCACGAGCGCACATGTCCAGGTGAGAGCTGGCTGACAGCCCTCTGGGGTTCAAAGACGCTGCAGGGCTGCAAACATTCCCTGGATGCCTGAATgcctcttttttgagacggagtttcggtcttgttgcccaaacttgagtacaatggcatgatctcggctcactgcaacctctgcctcccgggttcaagtgattcttatgtctcag encodes the following:
- the PNKD gene encoding probable thioesterase PNKD isoform X5, coding for MAAVVAATALKGRGARNARVLRGILAGATANKASHNRTRALQSHSSPEGKEEPEPLSPELEYIPRKRGKNPMKAVGLAWAIGFPCGILLFILTKREVDKDRVKQMKARQNMRLSNTGEYESQRFRASSQRAPSPDVGSGAQT
- the TMBIM1 gene encoding protein lifeguard 3, producing the protein MSNPSAPPPYEDRNPLYPGPPPPGGYGQPSVLPGGYPAYPGYPQPGYGHPAGYPQPMPPIHPMPMNYGPGHGYDGEERAVSDSFGPGEWDDRKVRHTFIRKVYSIISVQLLITVAIIAIFTFVEPVSAFVRRNVAVYYVSYAVFVVTYLILACCQGPRRRFPWNIILLTLFTFAMGFMTGTISSMYQTKAVIIAMIITAVVSISVTIFCFQTKVDFTSCTGLFCVLGIVLMVTGIVTSIVLYFKYVYWLHMLYAALGAICFTLFLAYDTQLVLGNRKHTISPEDYITGALQIYTDIVYIFTFVLQLMGDRN